A part of Ignavibacteriales bacterium genomic DNA contains:
- the fabG gene encoding 3-oxoacyl-[acyl-carrier-protein] reductase produces MTQSKRTIVTGGTRGIGRAIVNELTLQNYDGIPFSDVAFIYNSSDKMAEELIETTKASGAKVFAFKSDVSSFEQSQSTVSEAIQKLGGVDFLINNAGITRDNLLLRMTEKDFDDVIAANLKSVFNYTKAVLKTMISQRYGRIVNISSVVALVGNPGQANYVASKAGVIGFTKSIAREVASRNITVNAIAPGFIQTDMTGKLNDEQKQKLVQTIPLGRMGTSEDIAKVTTFLLSPSADYITGQVITVDGGMTM; encoded by the coding sequence ATGACTCAATCTAAAAGAACAATTGTAACAGGCGGTACAAGAGGAATCGGGCGAGCCATTGTCAACGAATTAACTTTGCAGAATTATGATGGAATTCCTTTCTCGGATGTTGCCTTTATTTATAACAGTTCTGATAAAATGGCAGAAGAATTAATCGAAACAACAAAAGCTTCGGGTGCTAAAGTCTTTGCTTTTAAATCTGATGTTTCATCTTTCGAGCAATCACAATCAACTGTCAGCGAAGCGATTCAAAAGCTTGGCGGTGTAGATTTTTTAATTAACAATGCCGGAATAACCCGTGATAATCTTTTACTTCGAATGACCGAAAAAGATTTTGATGACGTAATTGCTGCAAATCTTAAAAGTGTTTTTAATTATACTAAAGCAGTCTTAAAAACTATGATTTCACAAAGGTACGGCAGAATAGTTAATATTTCCTCTGTCGTAGCGTTAGTCGGAAATCCTGGACAGGCGAATTATGTAGCTTCAAAAGCTGGGGTAATTGGATTTACAAAATCAATTGCTCGCGAAGTTGCATCAAGAAATATTACTGTGAATGCAATTGCCCCGGGGTTTATTCAAACAGATATGACCGGCAAATTAAATGATGAACAGAAACAGAAACTTGTTCAAACAATTCCGCTTGGAAGAATGGGGACCTCGGAGGACATTGCAAAAGTGACCACGTTCTTACTTAGCCCTTCGGCAGATTACATCACCGGACAAGTGATAACTGTGGATGGCGGAATGACGATGTGA
- a CDS encoding DUF3109 family protein: MNELKIDNLKIDPLIFTFKFSCRCSGECCNYGVYTDSKEAENILSIKDKIIPLLDESQSKNVSEWFEAPEKDEDFESGIAVGTQIINDKCTFLDKSGLCTLQKLALLEGEHKWKYKPLYCYLFPLTIFEGALTIDDEHIDRLKTCNKNNEAHVTIFEACKDELHFFFGDQNFTKLVQLRNEYLNEIKVEIKDDSI; this comes from the coding sequence ATGAATGAATTAAAAATTGATAATCTGAAAATTGATCCGCTAATCTTTACGTTCAAATTCTCTTGCAGATGCAGCGGGGAGTGCTGTAATTACGGCGTTTACACTGATTCAAAAGAAGCTGAAAATATTCTATCAATTAAAGATAAAATAATTCCACTGCTTGATGAGTCACAATCAAAAAATGTTTCCGAATGGTTTGAAGCTCCCGAAAAAGATGAAGATTTTGAATCAGGCATCGCAGTCGGCACTCAAATCATTAATGATAAATGTACTTTCCTTGATAAGTCTGGATTATGTACACTTCAAAAACTTGCTCTGTTAGAAGGCGAACATAAATGGAAATATAAACCACTTTACTGCTATCTTTTCCCGTTAACAATTTTTGAAGGTGCACTCACGATAGATGATGAGCACATTGACAGATTAAAGACTTGCAATAAAAATAATGAAGCACACGTTACAATTTTTGAAGCGTGCAAAGACGAACTTCATTTCTTTTTTGGGGATCAGAATTTCACTAAGTTAGTGCAGTTACGAAATGAATATTTGAATGAAATAAAGGTCGAAATAAAAGATGACTCAATCTAA
- a CDS encoding ketoacyl-ACP synthase III — translation MNSDKKITAVVSAVGMYIPEKILDNKFFESIVDTNDEWIQTRTGIKERRIIENGATSDLATNAALDLMKSYNISPDEIDLIIVATVTPDMFFPATACLVQENIGAKNAWGFDLSAACSGFLFALQTGCSHIESGRYKKVLVIGADKMSSIVDYTDRNTCILFGDAASAVLLEPSEDLSLGIQNSILRIDGSGKNALYMLGGGSLNPSSHDTVNNKMHYIYQDGKAVFKVAVKGMADVSAELMQLSNLKSEDIAYLVPHQANLRIIDATAKRMGIGSEKVMINIDKYGNTTAATIPLCLTEYFRAGKIKKGDNLILSAFGAGYTFGATHLVWSL, via the coding sequence ATGAACAGTGATAAAAAAATTACTGCCGTCGTTAGTGCAGTTGGTATGTACATACCAGAAAAAATTTTAGATAATAAATTTTTTGAATCTATTGTAGATACAAATGATGAGTGGATCCAAACACGAACCGGGATTAAGGAACGAAGAATTATAGAGAACGGTGCGACAAGCGATCTTGCAACAAATGCCGCACTTGATTTGATGAAATCATATAATATTTCCCCGGATGAAATTGATTTAATTATTGTTGCAACAGTTACTCCGGATATGTTTTTTCCGGCTACTGCTTGTTTGGTTCAGGAAAATATCGGTGCTAAGAATGCCTGGGGATTTGATCTTTCCGCAGCTTGCTCGGGATTTTTATTTGCGCTTCAAACAGGTTGTTCGCATATCGAATCAGGCAGGTATAAAAAAGTTTTGGTAATTGGTGCTGACAAAATGAGTTCAATTGTTGATTATACCGATAGAAATACTTGCATCCTATTTGGTGATGCCGCTTCTGCTGTATTACTTGAACCTTCCGAAGACCTTTCACTCGGGATACAAAATTCAATTCTGCGAATTGATGGCTCCGGTAAAAATGCATTGTATATGTTAGGAGGGGGAAGCTTAAATCCATCTTCGCATGATACTGTGAATAATAAAATGCATTATATCTATCAGGATGGTAAGGCAGTTTTCAAGGTTGCAGTAAAGGGAATGGCAGATGTATCTGCAGAATTAATGCAGTTGAGTAATTTGAAATCTGAAGATATTGCATACTTAGTCCCTCACCAGGCTAACCTGCGGATTATTGATGCAACAGCAAAGCGTATGGGTATTGGATCTGAAAAAGTCATGATTAATATTGATAAATATGGAAACACAACTGCTGCGACCATTCCTCTTTGTCTGACTGAATATTTCAGAGCTGGAAAAATAAAAAAAGGCGATAACCTGATTTTATCAGCTTTTGGAGCAGGCTACACTTTTGGTGCTACTCATCTTGTTTGGTCATTATGA
- the plsX gene encoding phosphate acyltransferase PlsX produces the protein MSNSDSENSKCRIVVDAMGGDFAPLNEVVGALSALNEDKTFHLILVGDKEKITITARENNLSLADVEIIHSDEIITMNDSPTSALKTKPKSSLVIGANLVAAGNADAFVSAGNTGAVAAAGTLLIGRLPGVERPTIGAFIPNLTGVTLLFDVGAFVDSKPQHLLGFARLANVYVKEMFGLQNPTIGLLSVGEENEKGNKVTKESFELLKTSGLNFFGNVEGRDILTGKVNIVICDGFVGNILLKFGESFLKIMKPMLKKTADTNFIDKIKIGLSRNTIRKTFQVFDPNQYGGIPLLGVKAITIIGHGSSSSFGIKNMVLRAKEMFDKNLIGKLAAEMNK, from the coding sequence ATGTCTAATTCTGATTCTGAAAATTCGAAATGCAGAATAGTTGTTGATGCAATGGGGGGTGATTTTGCACCTCTGAACGAAGTTGTTGGTGCACTAAGTGCGTTGAATGAGGACAAGACTTTTCATTTAATTCTTGTTGGTGATAAGGAAAAAATAACTATCACTGCAAGGGAAAATAACCTTTCGCTGGCTGATGTAGAAATTATTCATTCGGATGAAATAATTACGATGAATGATTCTCCCACTTCAGCGCTGAAAACAAAACCAAAATCTTCCTTAGTTATCGGCGCAAATTTAGTTGCTGCCGGTAATGCGGATGCTTTCGTGAGTGCTGGAAATACGGGTGCAGTAGCCGCTGCAGGAACTCTGCTCATCGGTAGATTGCCCGGTGTTGAAAGACCAACTATTGGAGCGTTTATCCCTAATCTAACTGGGGTTACATTGCTTTTTGATGTTGGCGCCTTTGTTGATTCCAAGCCGCAGCATCTCCTTGGTTTTGCGAGATTAGCTAATGTGTATGTGAAAGAAATGTTCGGACTGCAAAACCCTACAATCGGCTTGCTATCAGTCGGTGAAGAAAACGAAAAAGGAAACAAAGTAACTAAAGAATCTTTTGAGCTATTAAAAACCTCAGGGCTAAATTTCTTCGGCAATGTTGAAGGCAGAGATATTCTAACAGGCAAAGTAAACATAGTTATTTGCGATGGGTTTGTTGGTAACATTCTGCTCAAATTTGGCGAATCGTTTTTAAAGATCATGAAACCTATGCTAAAAAAGACAGCTGATACAAATTTTATAGACAAGATTAAAATTGGATTATCGAGAAATACTATTCGAAAAACATTTCAAGTTTTCGATCCAAATCAATATGGTGGAATTCCTCTGCTTGGTGTAAAGGCTATCACGATAATTGGGCACGGTTCAAGTTCTTCATTTGGAATAAAAAATATGGTTTTGAGAGCCAAAGAAATGTTCGATAAAAATCTAATAGGTAAACTTGCCGCTGAAATGAATAAATAA
- the rpmF gene encoding 50S ribosomal protein L32 yields MPNPKRKWSKSRRDKRRTHYKATPSTMGTCAKCGEMKLTHRACPACGYYNGRSMFIPKS; encoded by the coding sequence ATGCCAAATCCAAAACGTAAGTGGTCAAAAAGCAGACGAGATAAAAGAAGAACACATTACAAAGCTACACCATCAACCATGGGTACTTGCGCTAAGTGCGGTGAAATGAAATTAACTCACCGTGCATGCCCTGCTTGTGGTTACTACAATGGTCGCTCAATGTTTATTCCCAAAAGCTAA